GGTCGTCGGCGCCTACGCCGCGGCCGGGGTCCGGCACGTGCTCGCCATCCGCGGGGACATGCCCGGCGGGCCGCGGGAGCCGTGGGTGAAGCACCCGGACGGCCTCGACAACGCGACCGAGCTGGTCCGCCTGGTCCGCGAGCTGGGGGACTTCTGCGTCGGGGTGGGCGCGTTCCCCGACCCGCACCCGTCGTCCTGCGACGCCGACCTCGACGCGCGGATCCTGGTCGAGAAGGCCCGGGCCGGCGCCAGCTACGCCATCACCCAGCTGTTCTTCCGGCCCGAGGACTACTTCGCGCTGGTCGCCCGGGTCCGCGCCCTGGGCTGCGACCTGCCGATCATCCCGGGCATCATGCCCATCACCAACGTCCGCCAGGTCGCCCGGTTCGCCGAGCTCTCCGGGGCCGCGCTGCCCGAGGCGGTGGTCGACCGCGTCGAGGCCGTCGCCGGCGACGACGACGCGGTCCGCCGCGTGGGCACGGCGATCGGCACCGAGCTGTCCGAGGCGCTGCTCGACGGCGGCGCCCCGGGTCTGCACTTCTACACCCAGAACCGCTCCCGGGCTACCCGAGAGATCTACGCCAACCTGGCGAGCCGGCTCCTGCCGCGTCGAGGGTGACCAGGCGCTGCGTCGGCCGCGTCAGCGCCACGTAGAGCGACCGCACCCCACCGGGCGACTCGGCCACCAGCCGGTCCGGGTCCACCACCAGCACCCCGTCGTACTCCAGGCCCTTGGACTCGAGCGAGGTCACGACGGCGA
The window above is part of the Friedmanniella luteola genome. Proteins encoded here:
- the metF gene encoding methylenetetrahydrofolate reductase [NAD(P)H], which gives rise to MPGRTASPPRPRTPTVAELLATAGRPLFSFELFPPRDEAGSRQLWQTVRELEALGADFVSVTYGASGSTRERTIGATEQIALTTTLRTVAHLTCASQSREQLRRVVGAYAAAGVRHVLAIRGDMPGGPREPWVKHPDGLDNATELVRLVRELGDFCVGVGAFPDPHPSSCDADLDARILVEKARAGASYAITQLFFRPEDYFALVARVRALGCDLPIIPGIMPITNVRQVARFAELSGAALPEAVVDRVEAVAGDDDAVRRVGTAIGTELSEALLDGGAPGLHFYTQNRSRATREIYANLASRLLPRRG